From the Osmerus eperlanus chromosome 19, fOsmEpe2.1, whole genome shotgun sequence genome, one window contains:
- the tlx3b gene encoding T-cell leukemia homeobox protein 3b, producing MDRTPSTSPTGASQPTQPAQHEPISFGIDQILGGTDQDGPQHTNRSGSDPGNSTSGGSYHLGSPTGASATPFTSLSGPFHGIASSYEESNAYGLNLTLTPGGVIRVPAHRPLAAAIPPPITSAVPGLSSLSFPWMESSQRFAKERFAAALTPFTVARRIGHPYQNRTPPKRKKPRTSFSRVQICELEKRFHRQKYLASAERAALAKTLKMTDAQVKTWFQNRRTKWRRQTAEEREAERQQANRLMIQLQHDAFQKSLSDSVPSDPLCIHNSSLYALQNLQPWASEEGGKLGGVAALV from the exons ATGGACCGGACGCCCAGCACAAGCCCCACCGGCGCCAGTCAGCCCACACAACCCGCCCAACACGAACCTATAAGTTTCGGTATTGACCAGATCCTCGGCGGTACTGACCAAGACGGTCCACAGCACACTAATAGGAGCGGTTCGGATCCAGGAAACTCCACAAGTGGAGGGAGTTATCATCTGGGTAGTCCAACCGGAGCCAGCGCGACTCCTTTCACCTCGCTGTCCGGTCCGTTCCATGGCATCGCATCATCATACGAGGAATCGAATGCGTACGGATTGAACTTGACCCTCACACCCGGAGGAGTGATACGCGTCCCGGCACACAGGCCGCTAGCTGCCGCCattcctcctcccatcaccagCGCGGTACCCGGCCTCAGCAGCTTAAGTTTCCCATGGATGGAGAGCAGCCAGAGATTTGCCAAGGAAAGATTTGCAG CAGCCCTTACACCGTTCACCGTGGCAAGGCGTATAGGTCACCCCTACCAGAACCGCACGCCCCCGAAGAGGAAGAAGCCACGGACCTCCTTCTCCAGGGTCCAGATCTGTGAGCTGGAGAAACGCTTCCATCGGCAGAAATACCTGGCCAGCGCGGAACGAGCCGCACTCGCCAAAACCCTCAAGATGACAGATGCCCAGGTGAAGACGTGGTTCCAGAACCGCCGAACGAaatggag GCGACAGACAGccgaggagagggaggcggagcGTCAGCAGGCCAATCGGCTGATGATCCAGCTTCAGCACGACGCCTTCCAGAAATCTCTGAGCGACTCGGTTCCATCCGACCCGCTCTGCATCCACAACTCCTCCCTGTATGCTCTCCAGAACCTGCAGCCGTGGGCCTCCGAGGAGGGGGGCAAGCTGGGGGGGGTCGCGGCCCTCGTGtga
- the npm1a gene encoding nucleophosmin 1a isoform X2, whose translation MNGMDDEQVGPQSFLYGCELKSGKEVVFNPEDDDFDHQLDLRMVCVDQTTSDELNIVEVEGQDTEGQKVKAVLASLKPSTLPCVCLSGFGITPPAVFRLKSGSGPIHISGQHLVVMGGDQTFDEEDDEEEEELVQTSKKRPASAPALKSKRIKMDEDVDEEDDDEDDDDDDEEESEPEPSPVKPKKTPSKAQTPAQNGKTPKANTPAGKQPKTPDSQGKGNKKPQTPKTPQAPLSVDELKAKMAASVGKGVGLPKLQPKFENFLKLSMKVTDTKIIQELWKWRQTLTEKK comes from the exons ATGAACGGCATGGATGATGAGCAAGTGGGCCCACAGTCCTTTCTTTATG GGTGCGAGTTGAAGTCAGGGAAGGAGGTTGTGTTTAACCCAGAAGACGATGATTTCGATCACCAGTTGGATTTAAGAATG gtgtgtgtggaccagACCACCAGTGATGAGCTGAACATCGTAGAGGTAGAAGGCCAGGACACAGAAGGTCAGAAGGTTAAGGCAGTGTTGGCATCACTGAAGCCTTCCACCCTACCCTGT GTGTGCCTCAGTGGGTTTGGAATCACTCCCCCGGCTGTGTTCCGCCTCAAGTCCGGTTCCGGCCCCATCCACATCAGTGGTCAGCACCTGGTTG TTATGGGAGGAGACCAGACGTTTGACGAGgaggatgacgaggaggaggaagagctggTCCAGACATCCAAGAAGAGACCTGCTTCGGCACCAGCCCTTAAATCT AAAAGGATAAAAATGGATGAAGATGTCGATGAGGAGGATGACGATGAGGA tgatgatgatgatgatgaagaggagagtgAACCTGAACCGTCCCCTGTCaag CCCAAGAAGACTCCGTCCAAAGCCCAGACCCCCGCACAGAACGGGAAGACCCCCAAAGCAAACACACCTGCCGGGAAGCAG CCGAAGACCCCCGACTCCCAGGGCAAGGGCAACAAGAAGCCTCAGACGCCCAaaaccccccaggcccccctctccGTCGACGAGCTGAAGGCCAAGATGGCAGCGTCTGTGGGGAAG GGAGTTGGGCTGCCTAAACTCCAGCCCAAGTTTGAGAACTTCCTGAAGCTGAGCATGAAGGTCACTGATACCAAG atcATCCAGGAGTTGTGGAAGTGGAGACAGACACTGACAGAAAAGAAATAA
- the npm1a gene encoding nucleophosmin 1a isoform X3 encodes MNGMDDEQVGPQSFLYGCELKSGKEVVFNPEDDDFDHQLDLRMVCVDQTTSDELNIVEVEGQDTEGQKVKAVLASLKPSTLPCVCLSGFGITPPAVFRLKSGSGPIHISGQHLVVMGGDQTFDEEDDEEEEELVQTSKKRPASAPALKSKRIKMDEDVDEEDDDEDDDDDEEESEPEPSPVKPKKTPSKAQTPAQNGKTPKANTPAGKQPKTPDSQGKGNKKPQTPKTPQAPLSVDELKAKMAASVGKGVGLPKLQPKFENFLKLSMKVTDTKIIQELWKWRQTLTEKK; translated from the exons ATGAACGGCATGGATGATGAGCAAGTGGGCCCACAGTCCTTTCTTTATG GGTGCGAGTTGAAGTCAGGGAAGGAGGTTGTGTTTAACCCAGAAGACGATGATTTCGATCACCAGTTGGATTTAAGAATG gtgtgtgtggaccagACCACCAGTGATGAGCTGAACATCGTAGAGGTAGAAGGCCAGGACACAGAAGGTCAGAAGGTTAAGGCAGTGTTGGCATCACTGAAGCCTTCCACCCTACCCTGT GTGTGCCTCAGTGGGTTTGGAATCACTCCCCCGGCTGTGTTCCGCCTCAAGTCCGGTTCCGGCCCCATCCACATCAGTGGTCAGCACCTGGTTG TTATGGGAGGAGACCAGACGTTTGACGAGgaggatgacgaggaggaggaagagctggTCCAGACATCCAAGAAGAGACCTGCTTCGGCACCAGCCCTTAAATCT AAAAGGATAAAAATGGATGAAGATGTCGATGAGGAGGATGACGATGAGGA tgatgatgatgatgaagaggagagtgAACCTGAACCGTCCCCTGTCaag CCCAAGAAGACTCCGTCCAAAGCCCAGACCCCCGCACAGAACGGGAAGACCCCCAAAGCAAACACACCTGCCGGGAAGCAG CCGAAGACCCCCGACTCCCAGGGCAAGGGCAACAAGAAGCCTCAGACGCCCAaaaccccccaggcccccctctccGTCGACGAGCTGAAGGCCAAGATGGCAGCGTCTGTGGGGAAG GGAGTTGGGCTGCCTAAACTCCAGCCCAAGTTTGAGAACTTCCTGAAGCTGAGCATGAAGGTCACTGATACCAAG atcATCCAGGAGTTGTGGAAGTGGAGACAGACACTGACAGAAAAGAAATAA
- the npm1a gene encoding nucleophosmin 1a isoform X1 → MNGMDDEQVGPQSFLYGCELKSGKEVVFNPEDDDFDHQLDLRMVCVDQTTSDELNIVEVEGQDTEGQKVKAVLASLKPSTLPCVCLSGFGITPPAVFRLKSGSGPIHISGQHLVVMGGDQTFDEEDDEEEEELVQTSKKRPASAPALKSKRIKMDEDVDEEDDDEEDDDDDDEEESEPEPSPVKPKKTPSKAQTPAQNGKTPKANTPAGKQPKTPDSQGKGNKKPQTPKTPQAPLSVDELKAKMAASVGKGVGLPKLQPKFENFLKLSMKVTDTKIIQELWKWRQTLTEKK, encoded by the exons ATGAACGGCATGGATGATGAGCAAGTGGGCCCACAGTCCTTTCTTTATG GGTGCGAGTTGAAGTCAGGGAAGGAGGTTGTGTTTAACCCAGAAGACGATGATTTCGATCACCAGTTGGATTTAAGAATG gtgtgtgtggaccagACCACCAGTGATGAGCTGAACATCGTAGAGGTAGAAGGCCAGGACACAGAAGGTCAGAAGGTTAAGGCAGTGTTGGCATCACTGAAGCCTTCCACCCTACCCTGT GTGTGCCTCAGTGGGTTTGGAATCACTCCCCCGGCTGTGTTCCGCCTCAAGTCCGGTTCCGGCCCCATCCACATCAGTGGTCAGCACCTGGTTG TTATGGGAGGAGACCAGACGTTTGACGAGgaggatgacgaggaggaggaagagctggTCCAGACATCCAAGAAGAGACCTGCTTCGGCACCAGCCCTTAAATCT AAAAGGATAAAAATGGATGAAGATGTCGATGAGGAGGATGACGATGAGGA ggatgatgatgatgatgatgaagaggagagtgAACCTGAACCGTCCCCTGTCaag CCCAAGAAGACTCCGTCCAAAGCCCAGACCCCCGCACAGAACGGGAAGACCCCCAAAGCAAACACACCTGCCGGGAAGCAG CCGAAGACCCCCGACTCCCAGGGCAAGGGCAACAAGAAGCCTCAGACGCCCAaaaccccccaggcccccctctccGTCGACGAGCTGAAGGCCAAGATGGCAGCGTCTGTGGGGAAG GGAGTTGGGCTGCCTAAACTCCAGCCCAAGTTTGAGAACTTCCTGAAGCTGAGCATGAAGGTCACTGATACCAAG atcATCCAGGAGTTGTGGAAGTGGAGACAGACACTGACAGAAAAGAAATAA
- the npm1a gene encoding nucleophosmin 1a isoform X4 → MNGMDDEQVGPQSFLYGCELKSGKEVVFNPEDDDFDHQLDLRMVCVDQTTSDELNIVEVEGQDTEGQKVKAVLASLKPSTLPCVCLSGFGITPPAVFRLKSGSGPIHISGQHLVVMGGDQTFDEEDDEEEEELVQTSKKRPASAPALKSKRIKMDEDVDEEDDDEEDDDEEESEPEPSPVKPKKTPSKAQTPAQNGKTPKANTPAGKQPKTPDSQGKGNKKPQTPKTPQAPLSVDELKAKMAASVGKGVGLPKLQPKFENFLKLSMKVTDTKIIQELWKWRQTLTEKK, encoded by the exons ATGAACGGCATGGATGATGAGCAAGTGGGCCCACAGTCCTTTCTTTATG GGTGCGAGTTGAAGTCAGGGAAGGAGGTTGTGTTTAACCCAGAAGACGATGATTTCGATCACCAGTTGGATTTAAGAATG gtgtgtgtggaccagACCACCAGTGATGAGCTGAACATCGTAGAGGTAGAAGGCCAGGACACAGAAGGTCAGAAGGTTAAGGCAGTGTTGGCATCACTGAAGCCTTCCACCCTACCCTGT GTGTGCCTCAGTGGGTTTGGAATCACTCCCCCGGCTGTGTTCCGCCTCAAGTCCGGTTCCGGCCCCATCCACATCAGTGGTCAGCACCTGGTTG TTATGGGAGGAGACCAGACGTTTGACGAGgaggatgacgaggaggaggaagagctggTCCAGACATCCAAGAAGAGACCTGCTTCGGCACCAGCCCTTAAATCT AAAAGGATAAAAATGGATGAAGATGTCGATGAGGAGGATGACGATGAGGAG gatgatgatgaagaggagagtgAACCTGAACCGTCCCCTGTCaag CCCAAGAAGACTCCGTCCAAAGCCCAGACCCCCGCACAGAACGGGAAGACCCCCAAAGCAAACACACCTGCCGGGAAGCAG CCGAAGACCCCCGACTCCCAGGGCAAGGGCAACAAGAAGCCTCAGACGCCCAaaaccccccaggcccccctctccGTCGACGAGCTGAAGGCCAAGATGGCAGCGTCTGTGGGGAAG GGAGTTGGGCTGCCTAAACTCCAGCCCAAGTTTGAGAACTTCCTGAAGCTGAGCATGAAGGTCACTGATACCAAG atcATCCAGGAGTTGTGGAAGTGGAGACAGACACTGACAGAAAAGAAATAA
- the kcnip1b gene encoding Kv channel-interacting protein 1b yields MTTVCHRPEGLEQLEAQTNFTKQELQILYRGFKNECPSGVVNEETFKHIYSQFFPHGDASTYAHYLFNAFDTTNNGSIKFEEFVTGLSTLLRGTLREKLEWTFHLYDINRDGYINREEMTEIVRAIYDMMGKYTYPAIKGDVPKQHVDAFFQKMDKNKDGVVTLEEFIVACQEDETMMRSMQLFENVM; encoded by the exons ATGACCACGGTGTGTCACAGGCCAGAGGGTTTGGAACAGCTGGAGGCCCAGACCAACTTCACCAAGCAGGAACTTCAGATCCTCTACCGGGGCTTCAAGAAC GAGTGTCCGAGTGGAGTGGTGAACGAGGAGACGTTCAAGCACATCTACTCTCAGTTCTTCCCCCACGGAG ATGCTAGTACTTATGCACATTATCTCTTCAACGCGTTTGACACGACAAACAACGGATCGATTAAATTTGAG gagTTTGTGACAGGGCTGTCTACACTGCTGCGGGGCACCCTGAGAGAGAAGCTGGAGTGGACTTTTCATCTTTACGACATCAACAGAGATGGCTACATCAACAGGGAG GAAATGACAGAGATTGTGAGGGCCATTTATGACATGATGGGCAAGTACACATACCCAGCAATCAAGGGAGACGTCCCTAAGCAACACGTGGATGCATTTTTCCAG AAAATGGATAAAAATAAAGATGGAGTAGTGACCCTAGAGGAGTTCATTGTGGCTTGTCAGGAG GATGAAACCATGATGAGATCCATGCAGCTGTTTGAAAATGTGATGTAG